A genomic region of Saccopteryx bilineata isolate mSacBil1 chromosome 1, mSacBil1_pri_phased_curated, whole genome shotgun sequence contains the following coding sequences:
- the MAPK13 gene encoding mitogen-activated protein kinase 13 isoform X1, with protein MSLTRKKGFYKQDINKTAWELPKTYLSPAHVGSGAYGAVCSAIDKRSGEKVAIKKLSRPFQSEIFAKRAYRELLLLKHMQHENVIGLLDVFTPASCLRSFQDFYLVMPFMQTDLQKIMGMEFSEDKIQYLVYQMLKGLKYIHSAGVIHRDLKPGNLAVNEDCELKILDFGLARHADAEMTGYVVTRWYRAPEVILSWMHYNQTVDIWSVGCIMAEMLTGKTLFKGKDYLDQLTQILKVTGVPGAEFVQKLKDRAAKSYIQSLPQSPKKDFSQLFPRASPQAADLLEKMLELDVDQRLTASQALAHPFFEPFRDPEEETEAPKFDDSLEHEKLTVDEWKQHIFKEIVNFSPIARKDSRRRSGMKL; from the exons ATGAGCCTCACCCGGAAAAAGGGCTTCTACAAGCAGGACATCAACAAGACCGCCTGGGAGCTGCCCAAGACCTACTTGTCCCCGGCGCACGTCGGCAGCGGGGCTTATGGCGCCGTGTG CTCCGCCATCGACAAGCGGTCAGGGGAAAAGGTGGCCATCAAGAAGCTAAGCCGGCCCTTCCAGTCTGAGATCTTTGCCAAGCGAGCCTATCGAGAGCTGCTGTTGCTGAAACACATGCAGCATGAGAAC GTCATCGGGCTCCTGGACGTCTTCACCCCGGCCTCCTGCCTGCGCAGCTTCCAGGACTT CTATCTGGTGATGCCCTTCATGCAGACAGACCTGCAGAAGATCATGGGCATGGAGTTCAGTGAAGACAAGATCCAGTACCTGGTGTATCAGATGCTCAAGGGCCTTAAG TACATCCACTCCGCTGGGGTCATCCACAGG GATCTGAAGCCGGGCAACCTTGCTGTGAACGAGGACTGTGAGCTGAAG ATCTTGGACTTCGGGCTGGCACGGCACGCAGACGCCGAGATGACGGGCTACGTGGTGACCCGCTGGTACCGGGCCCCCGAGGTCATCCTCAGCTGGATGCACTATAACCAGACTG TGGACATCTGGTCCGTGGGCTGTATCATGGCAGAGATGCTGACCGGGAAAACGCTGTTCAAGGGGAAAGATT ACCTGGACCAGCTGACCCAGATCCTGAAAGTGACTGGGGTCCCgggggcagagtttgtgcagaagcTGAAGGACCGAGCG GCCAAATCCTATATCCAGTCCCTGCCACAGAGCCCCAAGAAGGACTTCTCCCAGCTGTTCCCGCGCGCCAGCCCGCAGG CCGCGGACCTGCTGGAGAAGATGCTGGAGCTGGACGTGGACCAGCGCCTGACGGCCTCACAGGCCCTCGCCCACCCCTTCTTTGAGCCCTTCCGGGACcccgaggaggagacagaggcccCGAAGTTTGACGATTCCTTAGAACACGAGAAACTCACAGTGGACGAATGGAAGC AGCACATCTTCAAGGAGATTGTGAACTTCAGCCCCATTGCCCGGAAGGACTCACGACGCCGGAGCGGCATGAAGCTGTAG
- the MAPK13 gene encoding mitogen-activated protein kinase 13 isoform X2 — MKWRLPSSHTGKITTASPHWEGTGSPGHSLGAQVWGECRGLHVSSGDFTEEATFELNPEGRVEVCLSYLVMPFMQTDLQKIMGMEFSEDKIQYLVYQMLKGLKYIHSAGVIHRDLKPGNLAVNEDCELKILDFGLARHADAEMTGYVVTRWYRAPEVILSWMHYNQTVDIWSVGCIMAEMLTGKTLFKGKDYLDQLTQILKVTGVPGAEFVQKLKDRAAKSYIQSLPQSPKKDFSQLFPRASPQAADLLEKMLELDVDQRLTASQALAHPFFEPFRDPEEETEAPKFDDSLEHEKLTVDEWKQHIFKEIVNFSPIARKDSRRRSGMKL, encoded by the exons ATGAAATGGAGGTTACCCAGCTCTCACACCGGCAAGATAACCACTGCCAGTCCTCACTGGGAGGGCACCGGCTCACCTGGACATTCCCTGGGGGCCCAG GTATGGGGAGAGTGTCGAGGACTGCATGTTTCCTCGGGGGATTTCACAGAGGAGGCAACGTTTGAACTGAATCCCGAAGGAAGAGTAGAGGTTTGCCTTAG CTATCTGGTGATGCCCTTCATGCAGACAGACCTGCAGAAGATCATGGGCATGGAGTTCAGTGAAGACAAGATCCAGTACCTGGTGTATCAGATGCTCAAGGGCCTTAAG TACATCCACTCCGCTGGGGTCATCCACAGG GATCTGAAGCCGGGCAACCTTGCTGTGAACGAGGACTGTGAGCTGAAG ATCTTGGACTTCGGGCTGGCACGGCACGCAGACGCCGAGATGACGGGCTACGTGGTGACCCGCTGGTACCGGGCCCCCGAGGTCATCCTCAGCTGGATGCACTATAACCAGACTG TGGACATCTGGTCCGTGGGCTGTATCATGGCAGAGATGCTGACCGGGAAAACGCTGTTCAAGGGGAAAGATT ACCTGGACCAGCTGACCCAGATCCTGAAAGTGACTGGGGTCCCgggggcagagtttgtgcagaagcTGAAGGACCGAGCG GCCAAATCCTATATCCAGTCCCTGCCACAGAGCCCCAAGAAGGACTTCTCCCAGCTGTTCCCGCGCGCCAGCCCGCAGG CCGCGGACCTGCTGGAGAAGATGCTGGAGCTGGACGTGGACCAGCGCCTGACGGCCTCACAGGCCCTCGCCCACCCCTTCTTTGAGCCCTTCCGGGACcccgaggaggagacagaggcccCGAAGTTTGACGATTCCTTAGAACACGAGAAACTCACAGTGGACGAATGGAAGC AGCACATCTTCAAGGAGATTGTGAACTTCAGCCCCATTGCCCGGAAGGACTCACGACGCCGGAGCGGCATGAAGCTGTAG